The Anastrepha ludens isolate Willacy chromosome 2, idAnaLude1.1, whole genome shotgun sequence DNA window AAAGTTGTTATTAGACAGAATTGGTGGGGTAGGCACAACCGAAATGCTCGAGGAGGAAAAGCGTTTACGCGCATTCAAGTGCATCGACTTAatggtggagggaaaaatcatTGTCATGGAATGGCAGGCAACACCCGTGAATGATATGTTTGCCGACTCGGTACTCGCATGTGTTATGCAAACTGAAATGGGTGGTACCAACATAAAAGGTGCTACTGCGCCATCTAAATCAGATCGCACACATTTCAGAGAATGTTTGGTGGAAACTCTACAGGACACATTTGGCGAACACTCAGtaccaaaaatgtttaaaggtGATGTTTTGCCGGTAACAGTAGCGGGAAAGCGTGCGGAAGTAAATTTGGAAACATTGGTAAGTTCAAAATTAGAGAAGTggtacaattttttcattaatgttTATTCTTCATTATTTAGCAAGTGCATTGTTCAGATGATGAAAGCTTGCGGCAAATCGTTAATACGGCGGTACAAAAATTGCACCAAGCTTTGGTTGCTATCCCTTGAACTatcattataataaattttaaattatacaaaactattttttaaattgcatgttgcatttattttgtctaaaataaaatcaatcgaaattccACTAGACCTCTGtatgaataaaaattgtgtGGCCAGTCagtaagcatttatttcgtttcTTTTTGAGATTAACGCTGTGTACTCTTAGCGATCTGTTCTTTAAGTACCAAAATGCTGGCACGTTGTTCTGGCGGCAATTGCGAAATCTGGTCATCAGAAAGTTGTAAGACCTGCATGATAAGAGCAGCTTTCTCCTGATCGGTGGCATCGTTGGGAATGCCACAATTCGATGCTAAACGATTTTGTAGTTGCTGTTGAGCAGTTTGCTGCTGCTGTGACATTGTTGGACCAGGCACTCCGGGACCACCAGCATTTCCTCGCAGACGTGGGTCGATTTGACGCTGTCTTGGATCTGTTGGGAATGTTGGTTGCGGATTACCCTGCTGTGGTGGCATTTGCCGTTGTGCACGTGGATCCATGAGTGGTGGCGGTACGGGATTCGGCATGGCACGCATGTCCTGATCGATATTTCGTGCCATACGTGGGTCCATTTGTCTTGGATCCATAACGCCAGGTCCACCTAATACAGGACCATTTATGGCACGTAAATCAATATCTCCTCCTTGCATTGCATTGAAATTGGGACCAGGTACAGGCATTGGTGGTCCAACCATTGCTGGTGGTTGAGATGGTTGTTGTGGTTGAGGTTGCTGCATAATACTTGATTGAATATTTTGCGATTGTACACCACCTGACAAAGGATTTCCACCAAGAACCGGTGGCATTTGATTTGCTTTGAAAAGCATTCCctgtaattataaattttatatgaactgtttatgaattttataaGCCAGTTGCCTTACCAAGGCTGTTTGTGGATCAACAATTCGCATAACGACCATGGATTGTAGCAAAGCATATGCCAATTGTGGATTCAACATCAACATTTGACGTGCTTCAGAAGGATTATTTTGTATACAAAGCTTCATCTGTTTCATTAGTTCATACATCTGTTCTGGAGGCAAAGATGCAACCGTTTTGGTTATAATTTCGGGTGCCTGATCTGGATCACAATGATCGCCATAGGGATTTTCAACTTGCGGACCTTGCAATAGTTGTTGCATTTCCATACGTGACTTTTCCGTACATGCATTATCCACACGCAAAGTACGGCCGCCAATTTCGTAACCATTTAGATTGCGCATTGCACTCAGGGCAGTTTCCTGATCCTTGTATTCACAAAAGCCGAAACCCTTCGGCTTTCCACTTTCTCGGTCAAATACAagcctaaaaaatatatttattgtttttgtgtacatattttttatatcaaattaaCTCGTACTTTAACGATAGGACCGGTCCCACTTCACTGAAGATCTCCTTAAGCTTCTCTTCTGTTGCTTCATACGGAATATTGCCCACTGTAGAAAATTGCACATAATTTTTGATCTATCGTGTACACGAAACGTTATCTTACCGAAAACGGATCTCATGGATTTATCCATAATGCTTTGCTCAGAATTTTTGTCTGCCATCTTTGTTCAGTTGTGATACCTGGTGCAGTAATAAATATCTTATTTTAAATGCAGATTGTGTGAtatatttggtgtttcacaccAGACGCAGAGAATTTTAATGTTAATGT harbors:
- the LOC128855663 gene encoding cleavage stimulation factor subunit 2, whose translation is MADKNSEQSIMDKSMRSVFVGNIPYEATEEKLKEIFSEVGPVLSLKLVFDRESGKPKGFGFCEYKDQETALSAMRNLNGYEIGGRTLRVDNACTEKSRMEMQQLLQGPQVENPYGDHCDPDQAPEIITKTVASLPPEQMYELMKQMKLCIQNNPSEARQMLMLNPQLAYALLQSMVVMRIVDPQTALGMLFKANQMPPVLGGNPLSGGVQSQNIQSSIMQQPQPQQPSQPPAMVGPPMPVPGPNFNAMQGGDIDLRAINGPVLGGPGVMDPRQMDPRMARNIDQDMRAMPNPVPPPLMDPRAQRQMPPQQGNPQPTFPTDPRQRQIDPRLRGNAGGPGVPGPTMSQQQQTAQQQLQNRLASNCGIPNDATDQEKAALIMQVLQLSDDQISQLPPEQRASILVLKEQIAKSTQR